A window of Elgaria multicarinata webbii isolate HBS135686 ecotype San Diego chromosome 2, rElgMul1.1.pri, whole genome shotgun sequence contains these coding sequences:
- the LOC134392451 gene encoding dnaJ homolog subfamily B member 2-like isoform X1 encodes MVDYYEALGVPRNASPDDIKKAYRKKALQWHPDKNPDNKEHAEQKFKEIAEAYEVLSDKSKREVYDRYGKEGLVGAGGPSASRAHPGPEYTFTFRSAHDVFREFFGGRDPFADFFDDPFSDLRGPGPRHPAAGPFFSPFSASPEFFTSGLGPGINAGMGFRSVSTSTRFINGKRITTKRIVENGQERLELEENGELKSIQINGVPDDLALGLELSRREQQALQNRKPPSPLAAAPQRPPPKRPSPSSSPVILYTDSEEEDEDLQLAMAYSLSEMEAKGQQHRADPDGQAYSV; translated from the exons ATGGTGGATTACTATGAAGCGCTGGGGGTGCCCCGTAATGCCTCACCAGATGACATCAAAAAGGC GTACAGgaagaaagccctgcagtggcacCCGGATAAAAACCCAGATAACAAGGAGCATGCTGAGCAGAAGTTCAAAGAGATAGCAGAGGCCTACGAAGTACTCTCAGACA AGAGCAAGCGTGAAGTCTACGACCGATATGGCAAAGAGGGGCTCGTGGGGGCAG GTGGGCCCAGCGCTTCCAGGGCTCATCCAGGGCCTGAATACACCTTTACTTTCCGCAGCGCCCATGACGTCTTCCGGGAGTTCTTTGGGGGACGAGATCCTTTTGCTGACTTCTTTG ATGATCCATTCTCAGACCTGCGTGGGCCGGGACCCCGACATCCGGCAGCGGGGCCATTCTTCTCACCCTTCTCAGCGTCGCCGG AATTCTTCACCTCAGGCCTTGGTCCTGGCATCAACGCTGGAATGGGCTTCCGTTCTGTCTCTACTTCCACGAGGTTCATCAATGGCAAGCGCATCACTACCAAGAG GATTGTCGAAAATGGGCAGGAGAGGTTGGAATTGGAAGAAAACGGGGAGCTGAAATCCATCCAGATTAATG GTGTTCCGGACGACCTGGCACTAGGCTTGGAACTGAGCCGGCGGGAGCAGCAGGCCCTGCAGAACCGGAAGCCGCCATCTCCCCTGGCGGCGGCACCTCAGCGCCCCCCTCCTAAGCGCCCATCCCCCAGCTCGTCTCCTGTGATCTTGTACACGGACAgtgaggaggaggacgaggacttGCAGCTGGCCATGGCCTACAGCTTGTCTGAGATGGAGGccaagggccagcagcacagagCAG ACCCTGACGGACAGGCATATTCTGTCTGA
- the LOC134392451 gene encoding dnaJ homolog subfamily B member 2-like isoform X2 has product MVDYYEALGVPRNASPDDIKKAYRKKALQWHPDKNPDNKEHAEQKFKEIAEAYEVLSDKSKREVYDRYGKEGLVGAGGPSASRAHPGPEYTFTFRSAHDVFREFFGGRDPFADFFDDPFSDLRGPGPRHPAAGPFFSPFSASPEFFTSGLGPGINAGMGFRSVSTSTRFINGKRITTKRIVENGQERLELEENGELKSIQINGVPDDLALGLELSRREQQALQNRKPPSPLAAAPQRPPPKRPSPSSSPVILYTDSEEEDEDLQLAMAYSLSEMEAKGQQHRAGVF; this is encoded by the exons ATGGTGGATTACTATGAAGCGCTGGGGGTGCCCCGTAATGCCTCACCAGATGACATCAAAAAGGC GTACAGgaagaaagccctgcagtggcacCCGGATAAAAACCCAGATAACAAGGAGCATGCTGAGCAGAAGTTCAAAGAGATAGCAGAGGCCTACGAAGTACTCTCAGACA AGAGCAAGCGTGAAGTCTACGACCGATATGGCAAAGAGGGGCTCGTGGGGGCAG GTGGGCCCAGCGCTTCCAGGGCTCATCCAGGGCCTGAATACACCTTTACTTTCCGCAGCGCCCATGACGTCTTCCGGGAGTTCTTTGGGGGACGAGATCCTTTTGCTGACTTCTTTG ATGATCCATTCTCAGACCTGCGTGGGCCGGGACCCCGACATCCGGCAGCGGGGCCATTCTTCTCACCCTTCTCAGCGTCGCCGG AATTCTTCACCTCAGGCCTTGGTCCTGGCATCAACGCTGGAATGGGCTTCCGTTCTGTCTCTACTTCCACGAGGTTCATCAATGGCAAGCGCATCACTACCAAGAG GATTGTCGAAAATGGGCAGGAGAGGTTGGAATTGGAAGAAAACGGGGAGCTGAAATCCATCCAGATTAATG GTGTTCCGGACGACCTGGCACTAGGCTTGGAACTGAGCCGGCGGGAGCAGCAGGCCCTGCAGAACCGGAAGCCGCCATCTCCCCTGGCGGCGGCACCTCAGCGCCCCCCTCCTAAGCGCCCATCCCCCAGCTCGTCTCCTGTGATCTTGTACACGGACAgtgaggaggaggacgaggacttGCAGCTGGCCATGGCCTACAGCTTGTCTGAGATGGAGGccaagggccagcagcacagagCAG GTGTGTTCTGA